The Chitinophagaceae bacterium genome includes a window with the following:
- a CDS encoding amino acid permease: MQHRKVGILVATCLVIGNTIGAGIFFMPVTLAPFGGISIIGWVVSAVGALCIAKVFGHLSQLSPISNGGIYTFTHVAMGDFFGFIAAWAYYISIWTTNATITVSLVGALSLFFPSISLNPLVSVSIGIVILWGLTWINCMGIKESGYVQVFTTILKLIPLFLISILGLFYSKTEHFIPFNRSIFTNFEAITITTTLTLYAFLGIESATIPSESIENPKKNIPLATLLGTLIVTFVYVFSTISIMGVIAPVDLEKSLSPFGDTAVVMWGETAKYLVGLGIVIATFGALNGWILVQGQIPYSLARDRLFPKFLSALNKKNTPQNALIFTSCVISLLLVMNYTKGLAEQFKFLILLSTTVVLIPYLLSVISYIILLAKQKHTLTKKKLYLSFLMGVGAFLYSFWAITGSDFVSIAWGGVLIASGIPIFFLMKRSI; encoded by the coding sequence ATGCAACATAGAAAAGTCGGTATTTTAGTAGCTACCTGCCTCGTAATAGGAAATACTATTGGAGCGGGTATATTTTTTATGCCCGTAACCCTTGCTCCTTTTGGGGGAATTAGTATTATTGGGTGGGTAGTATCAGCGGTAGGAGCGCTCTGTATAGCGAAAGTATTCGGGCATCTCAGCCAACTCTCCCCTATTTCTAATGGTGGAATTTATACTTTTACCCATGTGGCTATGGGAGATTTCTTTGGATTCATTGCGGCTTGGGCTTATTATATTTCTATATGGACTACAAATGCCACCATTACCGTATCCTTAGTAGGTGCTTTGAGTTTATTTTTTCCCTCTATTTCTCTCAATCCTCTCGTTTCCGTTTCCATTGGTATAGTAATCTTGTGGGGATTAACGTGGATAAATTGTATGGGAATAAAAGAATCAGGATACGTTCAAGTTTTCACAACTATATTAAAACTGATACCTCTCTTTCTCATATCTATTTTAGGGCTATTCTATTCTAAAACAGAACATTTTATCCCTTTTAACAGAAGTATTTTTACAAATTTTGAAGCCATTACCATAACCACAACTCTGACTCTCTATGCTTTTCTGGGTATAGAAAGTGCTACTATCCCATCCGAATCAATAGAAAATCCTAAAAAAAATATTCCTCTTGCAACTCTTTTAGGGACACTTATTGTTACCTTTGTATATGTATTTAGCACGATTTCTATTATGGGAGTTATTGCACCTGTAGATTTAGAAAAATCTCTTTCTCCATTCGGAGACACAGCTGTAGTTATGTGGGGAGAAACAGCAAAATATTTAGTAGGTTTGGGAATAGTAATAGCAACATTCGGAGCATTAAATGGATGGATATTAGTGCAAGGGCAAATACCTTATTCATTAGCAAGAGACCGCCTCTTTCCAAAATTTTTATCCGCACTCAATAAAAAAAATACTCCTCAAAATGCTCTCATTTTTACCAGCTGTGTCATATCTTTGCTACTCGTCATGAACTATACAAAGGGATTAGCAGAACAATTTAAGTTTTTAATACTCCTGTCCACCACCGTAGTATTAATTCCTTACTTGCTTTCGGTTATTTCTTATATTATTTTATTAGCAAAACAGAAACATACTCTCACGAAGAAAAAACTATACTTGTCCTTTCTTATGGGGGTAGGGGCATTTTTATATTCTTTTTGGGCAATCACAGGAAGTGATTTTGTTTCCATTGCATGGGGGGGAGTCCTTATTGCATCAGGAATACCTATTTTTTTCCTTATGAAAAGAAGTATATAA